The genomic interval CTTCCTGCTCATCCTATTAAAGCTGGTGATttcaatatagatttttttttcttccttgattgCTACCTTTTTGTCCCAATATCACTTATTCAATCATTAATATGACATTTCACCTTTAACAAATACTAAATTTCACCCTGTGTACAGTATATCTGGCTCTGTTGTTAGACTTTCTGCTCTTCTTCATGACTTGTCTCTCTTGTTcacctataatccctgctactGGAGAAGTTGAGTGCAATTCTGAGGCCAGCCcaagcaacatagggagacccacctcaaaaaaaaaaaaaaaaaaaagaaagaaagaaagaaaagaaagagagagagagagagagagagagagagagatattaaaaatatgtctGTCTGATTCTTTGCCCATCTTTAATCTCTGTAGATTAGTTCCCTGTTATGGACACTGTCAACATCCCACTTCCAACTTCCAGCTCCTGTAACTTTTCATGCAAGGGCTTCTTGTGGTCATCAGTCTGCTCTGCCTGTGCAGTACAGGCTGAAAGTGCCCAGAATTAACACAACCTAGAAGCAGCACCCAACCAATGACTAGAAGGAACCTGGGTTCCCATCCCCTAGCTcccactctgcccctgagctacatcagCTTCTTCCATCCTTATCTTCATCTATAAACTGGAGCTCTGATACAGGGGAGGCTGATGTAACATTGTAGGACAGAACAGGAGATATCTAGTCACAGAACTACCTCTGGCCCTCACTGACTTCTGAGAAGGTTATCATTAGTCTTAACAGGACCCCAATGAATCCATGCACCCGCTGCTGTATGACTTCTTGTCTGTTTTTTTGATAGCTATGTTGGCAGCAGCACTACATCACTTCTCTTCTAGGATGTCTTATCCCTCTGGAACTAACATGCAATAGCATCTCTTTCAAGTCCTCAATCCTAAGCCAGGCATGGCAGTGCAGACCTGTAAAcccaacaacttgggagactgaggaaagaggatcacaagcttgaggccatgtcacaaaaaaatgaaaagagctggacATATAGCTTAGTGGAAAAGCACCTtttgagtttgatccccagtactgaaaaaagaagaCCTCATCCTTTGTAAATTGGAGGCAGTTTGATTGCAAACTGCTGAATATGCTAAGAGTTTTAAATTTCCATTCCATTGAGTCTGGTGGATGAATAGCCcaagaataacaataataattctaGGAGAGTGAAAGCACTTTTGGACCACtacataatgtgtgtgtgtgggggggggagtgtttgttttgtttttgttgttgagcccaggggtgttctaccacattcccagccctttttattttttgtttcgaGAGTATCTCACCACATAGTGAAGCCTCAGACttaagatcctcctacctcagcctcctggttgctgcattacaggcatgtgcctccacaCTGGTCACAGTCTCCTCTTTTATGTCTGTTTCCCCTTCATGAAGTTATCATGCCTGTTTAGTGATAATTGTCTGAAATGGCTGATGGTGTTCATATgtgcattttccttttctctctctctgctggcTTCTCCAAACTTGAAAAGATTTGCTTGTCACTTTGGAAGATTGCCATGTGTTTTTATTAATGctgtgagaaagaaagaacatttaaTATGGAGCTCCGTCATTTGTTATCTAGAGTAGCTCTAGCAACTTATGGTGTCTCTAAACCAATAGTTCTCAGTGGGACAGCACTGCACTTCCGGGgaatttgtttaaaatgtgaaGTTCTTCCCTGGACCTATTGAAACAGAAAGTCTGTTCTGGGGCTAAGGAAATCCGTGTTTCAACAAGTCCTATTGTTTTGTCCTATTGTTTAACAAGTCCTAAGTTTTGATTTTGAAGCATACTTGGTTTCCTAGAGAATGgatactgacatttttttttacaaatgagatttaaatattataatatatgcaaaataaattGCTAAGTTAGGAAATGcctacaggggctggggagacATGAGGTAAAAGGGAGTGGTGGAGGAAATAGCCACCTTGTAGAGAGACATTCAAATTATCACTACTTTTTAAATCATCATACAAAATAAAACCTGTCTAAAAGTTAAATTCTACAAGGGgtaagaggcagggagggagggggaaaatgCTGGAGAGTGATACTGGCCAAGTTATATTGTTATAGTGTGTGCTTGTATgtatatgtaacaacaaatcccaataGGTACAACTATTATTCACCAATCTTAAAAATGTGGggaaagaaataaacaagaatttttttaagttaaattctGCCTCCAGAGGCCCTTAGTTTAGGATGAATATAACCTATAAAATCTTAAACAAAATTTTCAGCTGCTTTAATTTGATCTTAAAACAAATGGAGAAGCCTGTAGGTATATTATTCCTGAAAGTCCTTGGTTTCCAACAATTGCTATAATTAGCATAACCACATAATTTATTATCCAAACTGGAAAACTGTGAGAATGAAAGGAAGTACTAGTAATCTTTACACCAGGttagggtgtagctcaatggtagagcacttgcctaccatgcacaaggccctcagCTCAATCCCTAACACCTGGTGGGGGCTGgcgagggagaaaaaaaaaaaaaaaaagttgtgtacCAGGACAAAGGTGAAACCCAGCACTATTCCAGGCAAAGAAGAAtgtataattgctctggctataTAATCATAAAATCATCCACCATCTCCGCTTGATTTAAGATTTAGACAAGATAAAAATGCTTTCTCCGCTAGCACCCGCGACGCTGCCCCTCCTCCTTCTCAGCCTTGGCATTTACGTTCATGGCTTTCTGCTACATGCTGGCACTGCTGCTCACCGCAGGGCTCATCTTCTTAGCCATCTGATTATAGCATTTAATGATCTGAAGATTGATTACAAGAATCCTATAGACCAGTGTAATACCCTGAATCCTCTTGTACTTCCAAAGTACCTCATCCATGCTTTCGTCTGTGTCACGTTTCTTTGTGCAGCAAAGTGGCTTACACTGGgtcttggcatatcatatttgGAGGTACATGAATAGACCAATGATGAGTGGACCGGGACTCTAGGATCCTTCAAACATCATGAATGCAGATATTTTAGCATACTGTCAGAAAGAAGGATGGTGCAAGTTAGCTTTTTactttctagcatttttttttaaactacctgTATGGCATGACCTATGTTTTGGTGAGCTCTTAGAACAACACACAGAAGTATTAGTGCGGTTAAGTGCATGCAACAGCCACCAAATGATGGCAAGATCCTGTTTCCAAGAGTAGCCTATGGAATCTGatcagttactttaaaaaaatgactccttattttttaaatgtttccacaTTTTTTTGCTTGTGAGAAGTCTGTTTTCATATGTTATACTTGGACAAAGAATTTAAATGGAATtatgtataaattaatataaaatgattaCCTTTGGTGTTGACAGGTTTGAACTCCTTAAGGAACAGCCATGATCCTCCAAATGAGTGCATTAATTACTGACTGTCCTTATTTCATTGGAAACTTTTGTTTATAGAAACTTGTAGGCCCCATTTTGGTTTTATTGAAGTGTCATTTAATCATAAATTAGCTGTAGCTATCAGGTGCTTCTGatgaattgaaaatatgtatCTGACTTGTGGGAAACTTTATAGGCTTCCTCATTTATCAGGTAGATGAttatatatggatacatttacaaaaataagaagaGTGGGAATTTTTTCCTTCAACTTGAATATTATCCCTATATGTTGCATGAatgaaagacttcccatgtttcCATCAGAGTAATGTACTTGCTTTAATTCTTAAGCATAAGTGAAcgtgatataaaatatatatactggATTACTTGTGAAGGATGCatttaaagcaatttaaaatgtgtttttatttgtaagACACTACTTATTAAGAAATTGGTTATATTATGTTTACTGTTTTAATCTGGTGGTAAAGGTATTCTTAAGAATTTGCAAGTACTTTAGATTTTCAAAACTGAATGAGAGAGAAAATTGTATAACCATCCTACTGTTCCCTTAGTGCAATACAATAAaactctgaaattaaaaaaaatgaatgatgtcCTCCTTGATGGGAATAGGTGCCAGACGCTGGAGAGAAGAGGAGGTAAAGGTAGAAACCAGTACTCagagatgggaagggaggaagcaCTCTTTTTCCTTGAGACATATGGAAAGAGTAAAGATTAAGACAAATGTATTGAGATAAAGGAGGGAACACAGGTGACACTGCTTGATATTTTCCTCATCAGAACAAAAGTCATAGGGCAGGGTAAGCCAGGGATCAGAGAAGCACCAACAAGGAAGAAGAAACATACATAGACCAAAATAAGATTGGGTAAAGAATGGGCACAGAGACATCAGAGTGTTGAagaactgcaggaaaaaaaaaaaaaacagtagaggaCAGGTGGCTACTGGTACAATGGGAAAGTAAAAGATTCACCAGGGTCAAGAATAATATACAAAAAGTAAGAATGACCCTGTAGAAAGAAAGTTTCTTGCTTCTCCCACTGGACTAAGAGTTCCCCCACAAGAGAAATAGTTGTTTCTCTTTGTGACTAAAAATTCCCCAAGGTAGGTGATAATGTCTTCCATATTTTCACAGAATTCTTCAAACCCAAAATAGAGGATTATCttatctcccttccttcctccctgcctccctcccttcctactTCCTTCTTTTCCATGTGCTCTCCCCAAGTTTGGGCTTGGCTTACAAGGAATGCCCAAAGCATTGCGGGCTTCACTCAGCCCCTCCTCAGGTCCCTTCACAGCTGATGGGAAGTACTTCCTGTGTGGACTTTGGTGCCTAGTCCTTCTGGTCTCAATTAACTGCCTTTGAAACATATCCTTAATTAGTTCAAAGTTATCTCATTTCAAAAGCAGCCTAGATACATTCACAATATCCATTTGTTCTTAAGAGGTAGCCAGGTAGGATAGTTCTGTTTTCCTCTCTTTATAATATTCCCGACATTTGAATTTTTACTCTTTTCTATCATTCATttacttttctctccctctttgtttcctccctccccatcctttGAATTGATAGTCTCTTCGACCCGcacctcctctctttccttctccattACTAGAGCCAGTGTCCATAGCAGACTTCCAGACTTTCAACACCTGAAGCAGCCTTCTCTTCACTCATGGCCAGCCAACAGTTTTCCAGCCAACTGCAGGAGGAAGTAATCTGCCCCATCTGCACAGACTTTCTGCAGGACCCTGTCACCATAGACTGTGGACACAATTTCTGCAACAGATGCATCACACGGATTGGGGAAGCATCAGGCAGTTTTTTCAAATGtcccctctgcaacagttctatgAACAAAACATTCAGGCCCAACTGGCTGTTGGTAAATCTGGTGAAGAAAATCCAAGCTATGAGTGCTTCTGAGGAGCAACCAGAAAGGGACGAGCTGAAATGTCAGAGGCATGGAGAGAAGCTCTATTACTTCTGTGAGCACAGTGGGAATTTCCTCTGTGTGATGTGTTGTGAATCCGAGGACCACAGAACGCATAATCACAGTTTGATAGAAGAAGCTGCCCAGAAATATCAGGTAGGCATCTGGGGGCCCTTCTCTGCTCCCCACATCAGAAGAGGACGTTAGTGGGGATCTGTAAACTGTTACCTCTTCCAAGTGGTTTGTACCACCCTTTGCTCTTAAGTGGGCAATTCAGTCAGCCATGGTGGGGGATGCCTGCCCAATGCAATGCACCATGAAGACTGGACAGGACTTGAATTCTGGCTCAGAAGGTTTGGGCTCAAGTTCTGACTCCTGTGTATCCTTATAACCTTCAAGGAAACTCTTTACCTCTCCCAGCCTCAGGTGCCTCAAGTTTCAAATGATCCAAACAAAACCTGTGTCTTAAAATTGTTGATAAGGCAAATCAGGGCAAGTTTGTGGGAGTTCTTTGATGATGCCAAAGCATCCTGCAAATATTAATTCTAATTAGtcataaataacatttttctctcttAGGTCAGTCACTAAGGCTCCATCTTTTCCCAGCTTGagaaagaaagtgtgtgtgtgtgggggtgctaTTAATAATTACATTAGGACTCCCTGGAGAGTCAATCATACCTGCTCCTCTGAGAGACTCAGAGGGATTTAATGAGAAGAGAACTCAGGCACAACCTACAAAAAGGACCCCCTCCCCACAGGTGAAGATTCAATCTCAGATTGAGATCTTGCAGCAAACAGAGAAGGAGATAGTACAAAAGAAGGAGCAAGGTGAATGGAAGATCAATGATTTTATGGTAAGGAAAAACTCTATCCCATGGTCCCTGGAAACAGAAACATCTCTGTGGAAGATCCTAAACTCTTTATTATTCTCACTCTCCAAAAAAAGGTTCTGTGACAAAAACTGGGGCAGAAAGAGACAGTGTATAGGAGGAGCAGCCCTGGGTGGGGACAGAGAATGTGACCTGCGGGCTAGGTGTGTTCACGCCCTCTCCTCTAAGAACTTGACCTGCCAGGGTGCAGCAGCTGGGTGACCCACCTTGCTTTCACAGAGCAGGTAGGCAGCTTGCCTCTGACACCGGCCCCACAGTTGGTAAAAAGAAAACCTTCACTGGtcttaaaatcagaaatactggCTTTTAACTAAGCTCTGCCTAAGGAGGCCATGACTAACAAGAGACTGATTCTCAAGTTCGAAATGAGAGACTGTGGTATCACCCAACACTTTTAGGTGTCTTGTTTTGTTGTCATGTCCAAGGAAAAATTATGTGATTATAACCTGACAGCCTTCTGAAAATGTGAGTTTTAGACACTGAGGTCCTTAAAGGTGAAAATGATGAAACATAACTTAGCCTAAAACAAAGAACATAGGAAGTGCTTTTAAAGTTCATTCTTCTCACCTCTCCTTTCCTACAGGTCTGTCACAGTACACGGTTCTGCTCTGGCACTTAGTATAAACTTAATACACTTAAAATTGAATACAGTGGCCTGGGCAGATATTGGAGGCTACCCTCTCATCTCTGTGTCCCTTTGTCTTGCCACCAGAACCATGTAAATTTTGAGAGGATAAAGATCCTTGGGGAATTCAGACACCTGCAGCAGGTCCTTGAGGAAGAGAAGAATTTCCTCCTGTCCCGGCTCCATTGGCTGGAGCAGGAGGGGACAGAGCAGAAGAAACTCTTCATGGCTTCAATGGAGTTGCAGCTGACCACCCTCAAGAAGCTCATTGATTCCTTGAAGGTCAGGCAGCAAATGCTTCCTAGTCAGCTGCTGGAGGTGAGAGTCCTTTGGGGGCAGAACTGTGGACAGGTAGCAGTCTATCCCTGGTCTCAAGTCAGAGCATGGATCACCTGACAGAATACGAGAGATTGCCccaatcatcttttttttttcttttttggtaaattatagttgtacataatggtgggattcattgtacatattcatgcatgcacacaatataacaatgtaatttggccaatattattctccagtatttctctttccttcccctcttcccttcttCTGATCTCTTTTCTtaattctactgatctcccttcagttttcatgagatcctccccatacaacatttcttttccttttccttctcttgcttgcacatgtgagagaaaacatatgaaccTTGACTTtcaagtttggct from Ictidomys tridecemlineatus isolate mIctTri1 chromosome 8, mIctTri1.hap1, whole genome shotgun sequence carries:
- the Trim31 gene encoding E3 ubiquitin-protein ligase TRIM31 — translated: MASQQFSSQLQEEVICPICTDFLQDPVTIDCGHNFCNRCITRIGEASGSFFKCPLCNSSMNKTFRPNWLLVNLVKKIQAMSASEEQPERDELKCQRHGEKLYYFCEHSGNFLCVMCCESEDHRTHNHSLIEEAAQKYQVKIQSQIEILQQTEKEIVQKKEQGEWKINDFMNHVNFERIKILGEFRHLQQVLEEEKNFLLSRLHWLEQEGTEQKKLFMASMELQLTTLKKLIDSLKVRQQMLPSQLLEDIRVILHRSEEFQFLNSTLIPPHLEKKLSEAKSRHDSIIENMKKFEDNLQANGKKDKNRFLKGMNEKNKQNWDETIKPGPSNPYPRTPTHALFGAPFAGEAAPSASLLAGSRETYVEVPENGAGSFSAEITERFKVVLSEWLKAIMVPG